The following proteins are encoded in a genomic region of Paenibacillus sp. FSL H3-0469:
- a CDS encoding GNAT family N-acetyltransferase, with translation MKKPLYSSNFIIRNAVFDDIGLLRDIYRRASLSVEADRDLFAAHPEWLVWDDKMLPFTRVAAVNGRVVGFVSARPANGCLELEDLFTDPEWIRQGVASALIQDIALRDVRVEVTAGPQAIEFYEAAGFIANGFAYTEGGPAHRMYLDVTREGP, from the coding sequence ATGAAAAAGCCGTTATACTCGTCTAACTTCATCATTAGAAACGCAGTCTTCGACGATATCGGCCTGCTTCGCGATATTTATCGCCGTGCTTCGCTGAGTGTTGAGGCTGACCGGGATCTCTTCGCCGCTCATCCTGAGTGGCTCGTGTGGGACGACAAGATGTTGCCGTTCACACGTGTCGCTGCTGTTAACGGGCGGGTCGTCGGCTTTGTGTCAGCACGCCCTGCCAACGGCTGCCTTGAGCTAGAGGATCTGTTCACAGATCCTGAATGGATACGCCAAGGTGTTGCGAGTGCCCTGATCCAAGATATTGCGCTCCGCGATGTACGTGTAGAGGTGACCGCTGGCCCGCAGGCTATAGAGTTTTACGAAGCCGCCGGATTCATCGCTAACGGCTTCGCTTACACAGAGGGCGGACCGGCCCACCGGATGTATCTCGATGTCACACGTGAAGGACCTTGA
- a CDS encoding ATP-binding protein produces MNNPSAGPSSHSQRIVGGTREIRALSDWLETPGEGMQIFAVSGIGGIGKTTLLTKLAAEARGAAVRVLWVDGQLCLHTPRDVLAYLDMSLETEYGRVRKADDTLLAHVVAELYRERTVIIMDNCESLARTESWLLAQLFPLLKDSACLLVMASRTGLPLHWYTDPMWSNRIQRFPLELFTREQIYEYLQDSGLPDRLQQDIAQRSEGHPLLLALTTDLMRREGTDPMEKAVQLPRILSAELLREAADPYMYEALQLLSLFPAADQTMLNRLMKHPLQAAEYTALSKLSCVRMVPAGLALHQVVGRILRDDYKQRDPGEYNTMRRLALKLLIEQYSSADQLRRMQFAAHALELYREQLPAAHQYVDFSGVHGQEQKQGFCPEDLPYLHRYLEVSLSRSDWQSELVQAGEHHRLLDDIAELSPMSILVTRNTDGIPLAFSAGLWLHSETMPLLEQYAPLYLEMLGKEAEQLRTLSSEAADTMCMLLAAVNVDQSFYRPEELGALLFQSWMVETTNGWRAIIATEDPQLHMLLPLSGFQPKQPQPPDRLQPGMVVWELDFRQASFDRWVERVILQQEQQQELAAEIPPVPWDQVRSLLQHLYNDNLLRSLPILVATGMNGAGMRDLMQNILTAEPPPYPLTELEQHILRESYLRKNHRKSQLADAFHMSRTTFYRHTRQALEHLGHVLAGKLNG; encoded by the coding sequence ATGAATAATCCTTCAGCGGGGCCCAGTTCACATTCTCAGCGGATTGTTGGCGGTACCCGGGAAATCCGGGCATTGTCCGATTGGCTGGAAACGCCTGGGGAGGGTATGCAAATTTTTGCGGTATCCGGCATTGGCGGCATCGGCAAAACAACACTGCTTACAAAGCTGGCGGCGGAGGCCCGCGGGGCGGCCGTGCGTGTGCTGTGGGTGGACGGGCAGCTCTGTCTGCATACGCCAAGGGATGTGCTGGCTTATCTGGACATGAGCCTGGAGACGGAATACGGCAGGGTGCGTAAGGCGGACGATACGCTGCTTGCCCATGTTGTAGCAGAATTGTATCGTGAGCGTACGGTTATTATTATGGATAACTGCGAGTCGTTGGCCCGGACCGAGAGCTGGCTGCTGGCACAGCTGTTTCCTCTGTTAAAGGATTCTGCGTGCCTGCTGGTGATGGCGTCGAGAACCGGACTGCCGCTTCACTGGTATACGGACCCTATGTGGTCGAACAGGATTCAGCGCTTTCCGCTGGAGCTGTTTACCCGGGAGCAAATTTATGAATACCTGCAGGACAGCGGTCTCCCCGACCGGCTGCAGCAGGATATTGCCCAGAGGTCGGAAGGGCACCCGCTGCTGCTTGCACTGACCACAGACCTGATGAGGCGCGAAGGAACGGATCCAATGGAAAAGGCAGTACAACTGCCTAGAATCCTGAGTGCAGAGCTGCTTCGGGAGGCCGCTGACCCGTACATGTATGAGGCTCTGCAGCTGCTGTCGCTGTTTCCCGCCGCAGATCAGACGATGCTTAACCGCCTGATGAAGCATCCGCTCCAGGCAGCGGAATATACGGCGCTTAGCAAATTGTCATGCGTCCGGATGGTTCCGGCCGGGCTTGCCTTACATCAGGTGGTAGGCCGGATCCTGAGAGACGACTATAAGCAGCGTGATCCCGGAGAATATAATACAATGCGCCGGCTGGCGTTAAAACTGCTGATCGAGCAATATTCGTCCGCAGACCAGCTGCGCCGAATGCAGTTTGCGGCCCATGCACTGGAGCTGTACCGTGAGCAGCTGCCTGCAGCTCATCAGTATGTTGATTTCTCGGGTGTTCATGGACAGGAGCAGAAGCAAGGTTTTTGTCCGGAGGATTTGCCGTATTTGCACCGTTATTTGGAGGTATCTTTATCGCGGTCCGACTGGCAATCCGAACTGGTGCAGGCCGGAGAGCATCACCGTCTGCTTGATGATATTGCGGAGTTGAGTCCAATGAGCATTCTGGTCACCAGAAATACTGACGGTATTCCGCTGGCTTTCTCTGCCGGGCTGTGGCTGCACTCAGAAACGATGCCGCTGCTGGAACAGTACGCTCCGCTATATCTCGAAATGCTGGGTAAAGAGGCTGAGCAGCTGCGAACGCTGTCATCCGAAGCGGCGGATACGATGTGTATGCTGCTGGCCGCGGTCAACGTGGATCAGTCCTTTTATCGGCCGGAGGAGTTAGGCGCCCTGCTGTTCCAATCATGGATGGTCGAGACAACAAATGGATGGCGGGCGATTATCGCGACAGAGGACCCGCAGCTGCATATGTTGCTTCCGTTGTCCGGTTTCCAGCCCAAACAACCCCAACCGCCAGATCGGCTTCAGCCGGGTATGGTCGTATGGGAGCTGGACTTCAGGCAGGCGTCTTTCGACCGGTGGGTGGAGCGGGTGATTTTGCAGCAGGAACAACAACAGGAGCTGGCGGCAGAGATCCCTCCCGTGCCGTGGGACCAGGTGAGAAGCCTTCTTCAGCATCTGTATAACGATAATCTTCTACGTTCTTTGCCGATTCTGGTGGCGACGGGGATGAATGGAGCGGGGATGAGGGACCTGATGCAGAACATATTAACGGCAGAGCCGCCGCCTTATCCGCTCACAGAACTGGAGCAGCATATCTTGCGGGAGAGCTATTTGCGTAAAAATCACCGGAAATCTCAACTTGCAGATGCTTTTCATATGAGCCGAACGACCTTTTACCGCCATACCCGGCAGGCGTTGGAGCATCTGGGCCATGTGTTGGCCGGGAAACTAAACGGGTAG
- a CDS encoding S-layer homology domain-containing protein, protein MRIHKSKIAALLVGVMLIGQPGLCTSPVFSAGTVADGMNVVADSLQAIPPVIEGWVELSAPEHLVYIDQHQEQYVDKNLRLLQDIDLSGVSWIPFGGNEYAPFSGVFDGQGHSVKGVTIDGYTRVYAGFFGEANGSIRNLSLELNIRGGSITGGVAGLLSGGSIERAYTKGSVTSILPRNPNQVISAGGITGILERATIERSSSDATVTVGPGANRYSGGIAGHLVASSIIDSYSSGPVRNTEYDGSSFLFTAGVSAYLIGFPEDRNTIKHTYSRGIIASDYPGTTYTGRAGIAAYVTRTDVSSSYFDTNTTGMTVGIESFYESDIREATAKTTAEMKLQTTYMGWDFGHIWNMNSKVNDGYPYFRPEVLTETLPYAVHNKPYSYALAGYDGAHAGLTWSASGLPEGMSLSASGEMQGTPTAGFSDNRTYTVKITAMDAGGATAVRSLQLEVKRPALELNVALQPGTAIGTTAIEVVPQEAGSSFAYMLNRAENDPPLLDSSLPEGAAPYIPGSDLSGVQPGMTVDLYEINGQGHILAWQRLVLETAHIRQEIPVSSITLEPSSLLLTAGGAPVKLTPILKPDSATHKEVTWRSTDPAVAEVDELSGEIHPLSPGQAVIVATASNGLTAEASLTVESATGSVTGSVYNSELDPIAGASVSLDGTLKQTDLQGHFRLDHIAVGTHMLMIEAAGYHTFTQSIEIVEGQTADTGRIMLTSSKTPEPEPSPTPSPTPSATPATTPSTTATPTTTPSPTPSPTPTPTPTATPTATATPTATPTATATPSPTATPTPSQTATPTPTPTPTPTPTPTPTPSPSPSPTASSSPTPTSSPEPTPDFGSAPASPAATVDPAKVLLTINGQGVLVTMSREITQGGQSAIRLKPDAAILAQALAAQNEVRIEFQTNSYSAVFLDLPAEAVLNRLKLASAASVPANHLGSSAAAKEGSGTGPDDPAITFAVNGAEHGLPLRRLNGLMPALDSGSIVTLGISWLTAAEEEALSAVLANQGAELTGSPVAFSMERNGKPVESLNNRSTNMYLNKSLPLPSPADPLPAAVVRVDQNSSVHFVPALFGATAGEAIIHSPHNGLFAAIATRRSFADTAGHWAEEDIQLLANKWIMQGVSRATFSPDTVLTRAELTALLVRALGLMESGAVHSFADVPSGAWYAAAVETALEAGLMTGYEDGTFRPNARLTHEQLAAVIARALNIAGKIPQITGLTPETLAGTTGLAPWAAQPVSMLLEAGLLKYSEAVDFSSKAPVTRAESAVMLTRMLKYLKFIDR, encoded by the coding sequence GTGAGAATACATAAATCAAAGATAGCCGCCTTGCTTGTGGGCGTGATGCTTATCGGACAGCCGGGGCTGTGTACATCGCCCGTTTTTTCGGCTGGAACCGTTGCAGACGGTATGAATGTAGTTGCGGACAGCCTACAAGCTATACCGCCGGTGATAGAAGGCTGGGTAGAATTATCCGCCCCGGAGCATCTGGTCTATATCGATCAGCACCAGGAGCAATATGTAGACAAGAATCTGCGGCTGCTCCAGGACATCGACCTGTCCGGCGTGTCCTGGATTCCTTTTGGCGGTAATGAGTATGCTCCATTTAGCGGAGTTTTTGACGGGCAAGGGCACTCTGTAAAAGGGGTCACCATCGACGGCTACACGCGCGTCTACGCCGGTTTCTTCGGCGAAGCCAACGGCAGCATACGCAACCTTAGTCTGGAGTTGAATATCAGGGGCGGCTCCATTACAGGGGGAGTAGCAGGACTTCTGTCCGGGGGAAGCATCGAGAGAGCCTATACGAAAGGCAGTGTAACCAGTATTCTTCCCCGCAATCCGAATCAGGTTATTTCTGCCGGCGGAATTACAGGGATACTGGAGCGGGCAACCATTGAGCGAAGCTCCTCGGATGCCACTGTCACCGTCGGCCCGGGAGCCAACAGGTACAGCGGCGGGATTGCCGGACATCTTGTCGCTTCCTCCATCATTGACTCCTATTCCAGCGGTCCGGTCCGCAACACAGAGTATGACGGAAGTAGTTTTCTGTTCACCGCCGGAGTTAGCGCCTATTTAATCGGCTTTCCAGAAGATAGAAACACTATAAAACATACTTATTCCCGTGGGATCATAGCTTCTGATTATCCCGGAACTACTTATACAGGCAGAGCGGGCATTGCAGCTTATGTGACACGGACAGATGTATCTAGTTCTTACTTCGATACGAATACTACCGGGATGACTGTCGGGATAGAAAGTTTCTATGAATCGGATATCCGAGAGGCTACCGCAAAAACAACCGCCGAGATGAAGCTGCAAACGACTTACATGGGCTGGGATTTCGGGCATATCTGGAATATGAACTCAAAGGTAAACGATGGATACCCTTACTTCCGCCCCGAAGTCTTAACAGAGACGCTCCCTTATGCCGTGCATAATAAGCCTTATTCCTATGCGCTTGCCGGTTATGACGGCGCACATGCCGGGCTGACCTGGAGCGCTTCAGGGCTTCCCGAGGGCATGAGTTTGAGCGCTTCAGGCGAAATGCAGGGTACCCCGACAGCCGGTTTTTCGGACAATCGCACCTACACTGTTAAAATAACGGCGATGGATGCCGGCGGGGCAACGGCTGTACGCTCGCTCCAGCTTGAGGTAAAAAGACCAGCACTGGAGCTGAATGTAGCGCTCCAGCCAGGTACTGCGATCGGCACGACAGCCATTGAGGTGGTACCGCAGGAGGCTGGCAGCTCCTTTGCATATATGCTGAACCGGGCGGAAAATGATCCTCCTCTGTTGGACAGCTCCCTCCCGGAAGGTGCGGCCCCATATATCCCCGGCTCCGATCTTTCTGGTGTACAGCCGGGAATGACTGTAGATTTGTATGAGATAAACGGACAAGGACACATTCTAGCCTGGCAGCGTTTAGTGCTGGAGACTGCGCATATTCGGCAGGAGATCCCGGTTAGCAGCATCACGCTTGAGCCGTCATCCCTTCTTCTGACAGCCGGCGGAGCGCCGGTAAAGCTTACTCCAATTCTGAAGCCGGACTCCGCCACCCATAAAGAGGTGACCTGGAGATCCACTGATCCTGCAGTAGCGGAGGTAGACGAACTTAGCGGTGAAATACATCCCCTGAGTCCCGGTCAAGCAGTTATTGTCGCCACCGCATCAAACGGTCTGACGGCTGAGGCATCTCTCACCGTCGAATCTGCAACAGGCAGCGTGACAGGCTCAGTGTACAACTCTGAACTTGACCCGATCGCAGGCGCCTCGGTATCGCTTGACGGCACCCTCAAACAGACCGATTTGCAAGGTCATTTCAGACTGGATCATATTGCGGTTGGCACACACATGTTAATGATAGAAGCAGCGGGTTATCACACTTTCACACAGAGCATCGAGATTGTGGAAGGGCAAACAGCAGATACAGGAAGGATTATGCTCACTTCAAGCAAGACGCCTGAGCCGGAACCTTCGCCAACGCCGTCGCCGACACCATCAGCGACACCGGCAACAACACCATCAACGACAGCGACACCGACAACAACACCGTCACCGACACCGTCACCGACACCAACACCAACACCAACAGCGACACCAACAGCGACAGCGACACCGACAGCAACACCAACAGCGACAGCGACACCGTCACCGACAGCAACACCAACACCGTCACAGACAGCAACACCAACACCAACACCAACACCAACACCAACACCAACACCAACACCAACACCGTCACCGTCACCGTCACCGACAGCATCATCGTCGCCGACACCGACGTCATCGCCGGAACCAACTCCGGACTTTGGTTCGGCTCCGGCTAGCCCCGCAGCCACAGTTGACCCGGCTAAGGTTCTGCTGACCATCAACGGCCAAGGCGTTCTGGTCACGATGTCGCGGGAGATAACCCAAGGCGGGCAGTCGGCGATCCGCTTGAAGCCGGATGCTGCGATATTGGCTCAAGCACTCGCTGCTCAAAATGAAGTTCGTATCGAATTCCAGACGAACAGCTATTCTGCAGTATTTCTTGACCTCCCGGCAGAAGCAGTGCTCAACAGGCTGAAGCTGGCCTCAGCTGCAAGTGTGCCTGCGAACCATTTGGGATCTTCTGCTGCTGCCAAAGAAGGATCCGGCACCGGTCCAGATGACCCAGCCATCACTTTTGCAGTAAACGGAGCCGAGCATGGGTTGCCTCTGCGCCGGCTCAACGGTCTTATGCCTGCGCTGGATTCCGGCTCCATCGTGACCCTGGGCATCTCTTGGCTTACTGCGGCTGAGGAGGAAGCACTAAGCGCCGTCCTTGCGAACCAGGGAGCGGAGCTGACCGGAAGCCCTGTCGCTTTCTCAATGGAGAGAAACGGGAAGCCTGTAGAGAGTCTAAACAACAGATCCACAAATATGTATTTGAATAAGTCGCTGCCGCTTCCCTCCCCCGCTGACCCGCTTCCAGCTGCGGTTGTCAGGGTAGATCAAAACAGCAGTGTCCATTTTGTACCTGCGCTGTTTGGCGCAACTGCGGGTGAAGCGATCATTCATTCACCGCATAACGGCTTGTTTGCGGCAATTGCAACCCGTCGCTCCTTCGCTGATACCGCCGGGCACTGGGCCGAGGAAGATATTCAGCTTTTGGCTAACAAGTGGATTATGCAAGGCGTAAGCCGGGCCACATTCTCACCGGATACCGTCTTGACTCGTGCGGAGCTCACTGCGCTGCTGGTGCGTGCCCTGGGATTGATGGAGTCCGGGGCGGTCCACTCTTTTGCAGATGTCCCTTCCGGTGCCTGGTATGCTGCGGCTGTTGAAACAGCCCTGGAGGCAGGACTCATGACGGGATATGAGGACGGTACATTCCGGCCAAATGCCAGGTTAACGCACGAGCAGTTAGCCGCTGTGATCGCCCGTGCCTTGAACATCGCCGGAAAGATCCCGCAGATAACCGGACTCACTCCAGAAACATTGGCCGGCACAACCGGCCTCGCTCCTTGGGCGGCACAGCCTGTATCGATGCTGCTGGAGGCGGGTCTCCTGAAGTATTCCGAAGCCGTGGACTTTTCATCTAAAGCTCCGGTCACCCGTGCTGAGAGTGCGGTTATGTTGACGCGGATGCTGAAGTATTTGAAATTTATAGATCGTTAG
- a CDS encoding adenylosuccinate synthase yields MTVTAIVGANWGDEGKGKMTDVLSAKSSYVVRYQGGSNAGHTIINDYGKFALHMLPSGVFYPNVTNVIGPGVALDVESFMREREELLARGVPEPCLRVSDRAQIVLPIHRLFDELEEERLGSRSFGSTKRGIAPFYADKYAKLGIQVSDLYNEERLFSRLQQSLETKNVLLVHMYGRQPVQPEELMPELVSQGEKLRPFVCNTTSMLHEACENGDSILLEGQLGALRDPDHGIYPFSTSSSTLAGFAPVGAGLPPSAITRVLAVVKSYSSCVGTGPFVSELDGVAADELRQLGGDAGEYGATTGRPRRVGWFDAVATRYGCMVQGATEVALTNLDVLGYLETIPVCTGYELEDGTITDQFPVSAKLDKAKPILQHFQGWRCDTSNARSYDDLPDAAKHYVEFIESAINVKITYVSVGPRREQLIVRNI; encoded by the coding sequence TTGACGGTTACAGCAATTGTAGGAGCGAATTGGGGAGATGAAGGAAAGGGCAAAATGACGGATGTGCTTTCCGCAAAATCATCTTATGTGGTCCGTTATCAAGGTGGAAGCAATGCGGGGCATACGATTATCAACGATTACGGAAAATTTGCGTTACACATGCTGCCTTCGGGGGTTTTCTATCCAAACGTCACGAATGTAATTGGCCCTGGAGTAGCGCTTGATGTAGAGTCTTTTATGAGGGAAAGGGAAGAACTGCTTGCCCGGGGTGTGCCAGAACCTTGTTTACGTGTGTCAGATCGAGCCCAAATCGTTCTTCCAATCCATCGTCTATTTGATGAACTGGAAGAGGAGCGGCTAGGTTCACGCAGTTTTGGGTCGACAAAACGCGGAATCGCACCCTTTTACGCTGATAAATACGCAAAGCTTGGAATTCAAGTGTCAGACTTGTACAATGAGGAGCGGCTCTTTTCACGCTTACAACAATCGCTGGAGACTAAAAATGTGCTGCTAGTGCATATGTACGGGCGACAACCGGTTCAACCCGAAGAGTTGATGCCGGAATTAGTAAGCCAAGGAGAAAAACTTCGGCCATTTGTTTGCAACACCACTTCAATGCTCCACGAAGCCTGCGAAAATGGTGATTCCATACTGTTAGAAGGTCAACTGGGGGCACTTCGAGATCCTGACCACGGCATTTATCCTTTTTCTACATCTTCTTCAACACTTGCAGGTTTTGCTCCAGTAGGTGCTGGGTTGCCTCCATCTGCGATTACGAGGGTATTGGCAGTAGTAAAATCGTATTCAAGCTGCGTTGGCACGGGTCCCTTTGTATCCGAATTAGATGGAGTGGCGGCAGATGAATTAAGACAGCTCGGGGGGGATGCGGGGGAGTATGGCGCAACCACTGGCCGCCCTCGTCGTGTCGGTTGGTTCGACGCTGTCGCAACCCGTTACGGCTGTATGGTACAAGGTGCAACCGAAGTCGCATTAACGAATCTGGACGTACTCGGATATTTGGAAACCATCCCAGTCTGTACAGGTTATGAACTAGAAGATGGAACAATAACTGACCAATTTCCAGTGAGTGCTAAGTTAGATAAAGCAAAGCCGATTCTGCAGCATTTTCAAGGTTGGAGATGTGATACATCTAATGCAAGATCTTATGATGACCTGCCAGATGCCGCGAAGCATTATGTTGAGTTTATTGAATCAGCAATTAATGTGAAAATCACGTACGTTTCTGTAGGGCCAAGACGTGAACAGTTAATAGTGAGGAACATATAA
- a CDS encoding LysR family transcriptional regulator: MEFNMEWYRVFYWTAKLGSLTKAAEKLHITQPAVSHTLKQLERGLGGQLFFRTTKGVTLTAEGEVLFNFVEQAMHFIEIGEKKIAEMQELSYGEINIGASDTLCKHFLLPHLEQFHKQYPEVRIRVTNRTTPETLTLLKEGKIDFGVVNLPVFDAKIDFRTSSTQQDCLVGNQEYAALADKPLPLEELHRYPLLLLEPGGSTRNFLDEYAASNGITLSPEFELGSLDLLIQFAQSGFGLTFIMREYVTKELNDGKLIEIPLTPPIPERHVGIATLKNVPLSAASRRFLEFLP; this comes from the coding sequence ATGGAATTCAATATGGAATGGTATCGCGTTTTTTATTGGACAGCAAAATTAGGGAGTTTGACCAAGGCTGCAGAGAAACTCCATATCACCCAGCCTGCGGTCAGCCATACACTTAAACAGCTAGAAAGGGGCCTCGGCGGGCAACTGTTTTTCCGTACGACAAAAGGGGTTACGCTAACCGCTGAAGGTGAAGTACTCTTTAATTTTGTGGAGCAAGCCATGCATTTTATCGAAATTGGTGAGAAGAAAATTGCGGAGATGCAAGAGTTGTCTTATGGGGAAATTAACATCGGAGCAAGTGATACGCTATGCAAGCATTTTCTGTTGCCGCACCTTGAACAATTCCACAAACAATATCCAGAAGTCAGGATCCGCGTCACTAATCGGACAACACCTGAGACCCTCACACTTTTGAAGGAAGGTAAAATTGACTTCGGAGTTGTGAACTTGCCTGTGTTTGATGCTAAGATCGATTTCCGTACCAGTTCAACACAGCAGGATTGCCTTGTTGGTAATCAAGAGTATGCGGCTTTAGCAGACAAACCATTACCTTTGGAGGAACTTCATCGTTACCCTTTGTTACTGCTTGAACCAGGAGGAAGCACGAGAAATTTTCTGGATGAGTATGCTGCATCTAACGGGATTACGTTAAGTCCTGAGTTTGAATTGGGAAGCCTAGATCTCCTTATCCAATTTGCCCAAAGCGGGTTTGGCCTTACCTTTATCATGCGGGAATACGTTACTAAGGAATTAAATGATGGTAAGCTAATTGAAATTCCTCTAACGCCTCCAATTCCTGAACGCCATGTCGGGATTGCGACACTTAAAAATGTCCCACTTTCTGCTGCTTCGCGACGATTCCTTGAATTTTTGCCATGA
- the glmS gene encoding glutamine--fructose-6-phosphate transaminase (isomerizing), producing the protein MCGIVGYIGNQNSQGILVEGLKKLEYRGYDSAGIAVFTKDGLQVVKAQGRMANLESRLDATPLTGSAGIGHTRWATHGKPSDENSHPHTDNTHKFSVVHNGIVENYLDLKEELIAGGCHFTSETDTEVISHLIAREYKGDIVKAVQQAISYMRGAFALGVLTEYEPDKLVAVRQASPLIIGLGEGENFIGSDIPALLEYTRNVYILNDGEMAVLTRDAVELMTIEGNFISREMITVDWDAVTAEKGGYEHFMLKEIHEQPKAYRDTMRGRMNAEGNKVILPELNLTEEQIKNIRNIQVVACGTAYNAGLVGRNLIESLVRIPVENDIASEYRYRSPIVTPETLVIVVSQSGETADTLAALREGQANGAHVLAITNVVGSSIAREADSVLVTLAGPEIAVASTKAYTSQLIAFTLLGLYLAEVRGTQSESEVTKILAAMQSLPEQVEVILGQKDAIKAYAEQIAEHKHLFFIGRGVDYAVAQEGSLKLKEISYIHSEAYAAGELKHGTLALIEEGVPVIALATLESVLEKTVSNIKEVKARGAHVMAITHEEHKDDLLRSVDQVFVIPQTLPLLTAALSVVTLQLLAYYASLALGHDVDKPRNLAKSVTVE; encoded by the coding sequence ATGTGTGGTATTGTAGGATATATTGGTAATCAGAATTCGCAGGGGATCTTGGTAGAGGGTCTGAAGAAGCTGGAGTATCGCGGGTATGATTCCGCTGGTATTGCTGTGTTCACGAAGGATGGTCTGCAGGTGGTAAAAGCACAGGGACGTATGGCGAACCTGGAATCTCGTCTGGACGCGACTCCGCTGACAGGCAGTGCCGGAATCGGCCACACCCGCTGGGCAACACACGGCAAGCCATCTGATGAGAACTCTCATCCGCACACAGATAATACTCACAAATTCTCGGTAGTACACAACGGGATTGTCGAGAATTATCTGGATCTCAAGGAAGAACTGATTGCCGGAGGATGCCACTTCACCTCGGAGACAGATACAGAAGTCATCTCCCATCTGATTGCCCGTGAGTATAAGGGAGATATTGTTAAGGCTGTACAACAGGCGATTTCTTACATGCGCGGAGCGTTTGCTCTGGGTGTACTGACTGAATATGAACCGGATAAGCTGGTCGCTGTACGTCAAGCCAGTCCGCTGATTATCGGTCTTGGAGAAGGCGAGAACTTTATCGGGTCCGATATTCCTGCACTGCTGGAATATACCCGCAACGTATATATTTTGAACGACGGCGAAATGGCTGTATTGACACGGGATGCTGTCGAACTGATGACGATTGAAGGCAACTTTATTTCTCGGGAAATGATTACTGTCGATTGGGATGCCGTTACCGCAGAAAAGGGCGGTTATGAGCACTTCATGCTGAAAGAAATCCATGAGCAGCCTAAGGCTTACCGTGATACGATGCGCGGCCGCATGAACGCTGAAGGCAACAAGGTTATTCTGCCTGAGCTTAACCTGACAGAAGAACAAATCAAGAACATCCGCAATATCCAAGTGGTAGCTTGCGGGACTGCTTATAATGCCGGTCTGGTTGGACGTAACCTGATTGAGTCCCTGGTGCGTATTCCTGTAGAGAATGATATCGCTTCTGAATACCGTTACCGTTCGCCAATCGTAACTCCGGAGACACTGGTGATCGTAGTGAGCCAATCGGGTGAAACTGCTGATACTCTGGCTGCTCTTCGTGAAGGTCAAGCAAATGGAGCCCATGTGTTGGCGATCACCAACGTAGTAGGCAGCTCGATTGCCCGAGAAGCAGATAGTGTACTGGTTACGCTGGCGGGTCCAGAGATCGCTGTAGCCTCGACCAAAGCTTACACTTCTCAGCTGATCGCATTCACTTTGCTGGGTCTGTATCTGGCTGAAGTACGCGGCACACAGTCTGAATCTGAAGTGACCAAGATTTTGGCTGCTATGCAGTCTCTGCCGGAACAAGTAGAAGTGATTCTCGGTCAAAAAGACGCGATCAAAGCTTACGCTGAGCAAATCGCTGAGCACAAGCACCTGTTCTTCATCGGCCGCGGCGTAGATTACGCTGTAGCTCAGGAAGGCTCGTTGAAGCTCAAAGAAATCTCCTACATTCACTCCGAAGCCTATGCTGCGGGTGAACTGAAGCATGGTACCTTAGCCTTGATCGAAGAAGGCGTTCCTGTCATCGCTCTGGCTACTCTGGAATCCGTGCTGGAGAAGACCGTCAGCAACATCAAAGAAGTGAAGGCCCGTGGCGCCCATGTCATGGCCATCACTCACGAAGAGCACAAAGACGACCTGCTCCGCTCTGTTGATCAGGTATTCGTGATCCCTCAGACCCTGCCGCTGCTGACCGCTGCACTGTCTGTAGTTACCCTGCAGTTGCTTGCTTACTATGCGTCTCTGGCCCTGGGCCATGATGTGGATAAGCCAAGAAACCTTGCGAAGAGTGTTACTGTGGAGTAG